A section of the Engraulis encrasicolus isolate BLACKSEA-1 chromosome 8, IST_EnEncr_1.0, whole genome shotgun sequence genome encodes:
- the chm gene encoding rab proteins geranylgeranyltransferase component A 1, whose product MASDNLPSEFDVVILGTGLTESIVASACSRVGQRVLHVDRRNYYSSKWAGFNFNSLLSWIEEHKAQPGSQSKEEEEEEVEWRSKVEDGEEALPISADESFISDLEVFCYASLEEEEEEEEEKEVAKEDKQLTETAPPSAEETKGEEEEGVVSPDGTQETSTGSETQQCSQNNEASETQEEEGTAKQEATQSGDAEEKDEQQQQQQQEEDKSTKEEEKKKKKKKITYPTLLKEGRRFNIDLVSKLIYSRGSLVDLLIQSKVSRYTEFKIATRVLTYRAGRVEQVPCSRADVFASKQLTMVEKRMLMKFLTFCMDFESHPEEYQDSADSLFSDFLKTKKLTENLQHFVLHSIAMVTKESCRTADGLRATRHFLQCLGRYGNTPFLFPLYGLGEIPQCFCRMSAVFGGIYCLRHSVAALVVDKESNRCKAVIDTHGQRIGCTHFVVEDGFMVDQWKKKKEDQQQRISRAVLITDRSVLPADSDQQISLLTVPPLEAGGPSVRVVELCSSSMTCMPGTYLVHLTCASRGTARADLEPLVTDMFSVPPAVGGAGAEAAANAEGDDGGKTDERSGEGRPTVLWAMYFNMLDTSAMDLAADADLPGNVHLCAGPDVGLGCDYSVKLAETVFRQILPEEEFCPPAPDPEDIIYEGGEAPQGEGAGFEETPKTEGGTEGEAEAGEGQPESEKETAEEESPSQDAPKETGGQEAEVDTSPSEE is encoded by the coding sequence ATGGCATCCGACAATCTCCCGTCTGAGTTCGATGTCGTCATCCTCGGCACTGGCCTCACAGAGTCCATCGTCGCCTCGGCCTGTTCGAGAGTGGGCCAGAGGGTCCTGCACGTGGACCGCAGGAACTACTACTCCAGCAAATGGGCCGGCTTCAACTTCAACAGCCTGCTGTCCTGGATCGAGGAGCACAAGGCCCAACCGGGCTCTCagagcaaagaggaggaggaggaggaggtggagtggaggagtaaagtggaggatggggaagaggctTTGCCTATCAGCGCTGACGAGTCCTTCATTAGTGACTTAGAGGTGTTCTGCTATGCAAgtttagaggaggaagaggaagaggaggaggagaaggaggtggcgaAAGAAGATAAGCAACTGACTGAAACTGCACCTCCTTCTGCAGAGGAAacgaagggggaggaggaggagggcgttGTCAGTCCTGACGGCACACAGGAAACCTCAACCGGCAGTGAAACTCAGCAGTGCAGCCAGAACAACGAGGCCTCCGAGACGCAAGAGGAGGAAGGAACTGCCAAGCAAGAGGCCACCCAATCAGGTGACGCAGAGGAAAAAGatgaacagcagcagcaacaacaacaggaggaggacaaaagcacaaaggaggaggagaagaagaagaagaagaaaaagatcaCCTACCCCACTCTGCTGAAGGAGGGCCGGCGGTTCAACATCGACCTGGTCTCCAAGCTCATCTACTCGCGCGGCAGCCTGGTCGACCTCCTGATCCAGTCCAAGGTCAGCCGCTACACCGAGTTCAAGATCGCCACGCGCGTCCTGACCTACCGGGCGGGACGCGTGGAGCAGGTGCCCTGCTCGCGCGCCGACGTGTTCGCCAGCAAGCAGCTCACCATGGTGGAGAAGCGCATGCTCATGAAGTTCCTCACCTTCTGCATGGACTTCGAGAGCCACCCGGAGGAGTACCAGGATTCGGCCGACTCGCTCTTCTCCGACTTCCTCAAGACCAAGAAGCTGACGGAGAACCTGCAGCATTTCGTGCTGCACTCCATCGCCATGGTGACGAAGGAGAGCTGCCGCACGGCGGACGGCCTGCGGGCCACGCGGCACTTCCTGCAGTGCCTGGGCCGCTACGGCAACACGCCCTTCCTGTTCCCGCTCTACGGCCTGGGCGAGATCCCGCAGTGCTTCTGCCGCATGAGCGCCGTCTTCGGCGGCATCTACTGCCTGCGGCACTCCGTCGCCGCCCTGGTGGTGGACAAGGAGAGCAACCGGTGCAAGGCGGTCATCGACACGCACGGCCAGCGCATCGGCTGCACCCACTTTGTGGTGGAGGACGGGTTTATGGTCGAccagtggaagaagaagaaggaggaccaGCAGCAGCGTATATCCAGGGCCGTCCTCATCACGGACCGCTCCGTGCTGCCCGCCGACTCGGACCAGCAGATCTCCCTGCTGACGGTGCCCCCCCTGGAGGCCGGCGGGCCGTCGGTGCGCGTGGTGGAGCTCTGCTCCTCGTCCATGACCTGCATGCCTGGCACCTACCTGGTGCACCTCACCTGCGCCTCCAGGGGAACCGCCCGAGCGGACCTGGAGCCACTCGTCACCGACATGTTCTCCGTGCCCCCCGCTGTTGGTGGAGCCGGTGCTGAGGCGGCGGCCAACGCGGAGGGAGATGACGGCGGCAAGACGGACGAGAGAAGCGGAGAAGGTCGGCCGACCGTGTTGTGGGCGATGTACTTTAACATGCTGGACACCTCCGCGATGGACCTCGCCGCCGACGCCGACTTGCCCGGCAACGTGCACCTGTGCGCGGGGCCCGACGTGGGCTTGGGTTGCGACTACTCCGTCAAGCTGGCCGAGACGGTCTTCCGGCAAATTCTGCCGGAAGAGGAGTTCTGCCCGCCCGCCCCGGACCCCGAGGACATCATATACGAAGGAGGAGAGGCCCCCCAGGGGGAGGGCGCGGGCTTCGAGGAAACCCCCAAGACTGAGGGGGGCACCGAGGGTGAGGCTGAGGCTGGTGAGGGCCAACCAGAGTCTGAGAAGGAGACGGCGGAAGAGGAAAGTCCTTCGCAGGATGCACCTAAGGAGACAGGAGGTCAGGAAGCAGAAGTGGACACTTCTCCATCTGAAGAGTGA